One part of the Corynebacterium sp. CNCTC7651 genome encodes these proteins:
- a CDS encoding spermidine synthase has protein sequence MEQLGGTSGGRKPRAAKKRIAGTYPIDTGEAAIVADPQRDGAYILEVNRVPSSYVVPGAPEVLEYDYMRWIAGFISGHALAEPFTAVHLGAAGCALPAYVAHRWESSNTAVEVDRGLARLVRWAFDPPVQITVAEARAFTHALVPGSTDVIVRDVFAGPTTPRPLTTVEYFRAVRRALAAGGLFVANIGDRAGLPVTRAELAGLSTLFRHTAAAAPAAMLDGRAYGNVVVAASDAPLTFDHALASADAQWRDGAELIDGAAPNHD, from the coding sequence ATGGAACAACTAGGCGGCACCTCCGGCGGGCGCAAGCCCCGCGCCGCGAAGAAGCGCATCGCGGGCACGTACCCGATCGACACGGGCGAGGCCGCTATCGTCGCCGACCCGCAGCGCGACGGCGCGTACATCCTGGAGGTCAACCGCGTCCCGTCCTCCTACGTCGTGCCCGGCGCGCCGGAGGTGTTGGAGTACGACTACATGCGCTGGATCGCCGGCTTCATCTCAGGCCACGCCCTCGCCGAGCCGTTCACCGCCGTCCACCTAGGCGCCGCCGGTTGCGCGCTGCCCGCCTACGTCGCGCACCGCTGGGAAAGCAGCAACACGGCCGTGGAGGTGGACCGCGGTCTCGCCCGCCTGGTGCGCTGGGCGTTCGACCCGCCGGTGCAGATCACCGTCGCCGAGGCCCGCGCGTTCACGCACGCGCTTGTGCCGGGCTCCACGGATGTGATCGTGCGCGACGTCTTCGCCGGCCCCACCACGCCGCGCCCGCTGACCACGGTGGAGTACTTCCGCGCCGTGCGCCGCGCACTCGCCGCGGGCGGGCTCTTCGTGGCCAACATCGGGGACCGCGCCGGGCTCCCCGTCACGCGAGCGGAGCTCGCTGGCTTATCGACGCTCTTTCGACACACCGCAGCCGCCGCCCCCGCCGCCATGCTGGACGGGCGGGCGTACGGCAACGTGGTGGTCGCCGCCTCGGACGCGCCCTTGACGTTCGACCACGCGCTGGCCAGCGCAGACGCGCAGTGGCGCGACGGTGCAGAGCTCATTGACGGCGCCGCACCCAACCACGACTAG
- a CDS encoding 2'-5' RNA ligase — protein sequence MTTEQEHAIRDIYRALAARGLPEQHQRPRISVTFAPTMDRRVVGEAAVTLPPCMPATLRRVGTVVFGTKSKQTVAWLLEAPEELELASRRLSAMNPDGCGDRWIPHLTMGLRIPKAIVPAYIEALAEVTSPHFNELTAERAAFYQPSLGAELKFSG from the coding sequence GTGACGACGGAGCAGGAACATGCCATCCGGGACATCTACCGCGCCCTTGCCGCCCGCGGCCTGCCGGAGCAGCACCAGCGCCCGCGAATCTCGGTGACGTTCGCGCCGACGATGGACCGCCGCGTGGTGGGGGAGGCGGCGGTGACCCTGCCGCCGTGTATGCCGGCTACGCTCCGCCGCGTGGGCACCGTTGTCTTTGGCACGAAGTCGAAGCAGACCGTCGCCTGGCTCTTGGAGGCGCCCGAGGAGCTAGAGCTTGCTTCACGACGGTTGAGTGCAATGAACCCGGACGGCTGCGGCGACCGTTGGATCCCGCACCTCACCATGGGGCTGCGTATCCCGAAGGCGATCGTGCCCGCCTACATCGAGGCGCTCGCCGAGGTCACCTCGCCGCACTTCAACGAACTCACCGCCGAGCGCGCCGCGTTCTACCAGCCGAGCCTGGGCGCGGAACTGAAATTCTCAGGCTGA
- a CDS encoding nitrate/nitrite transporter: MDVLLIGGAIATAGLALFAFSQSLWMFYLAGLIIGVGVGLSVQYVPVVVINRWFIEKRGTVLGAVLAGSGVGGVILGFLVPPLMGSIGWRSTMLVLAGIMAAATILPGLFMIRNNPEDQGLSPYGAPPADKMRTTAKDEWEPGLPQEQALKSPWFWVLLASLAIFGITYGMTQHLVNYLNSAPWGMAVSPQLISTIVVLATVLLIPYKPALGWVVDKIGLEKALVLCFTIASIGFVIFAFARSPWVFIASMFLVAVGLATGTVTPPLIGERAFGQRDFSKLWGILGMAYPIGLSVGASLWGLIPDLTGTYFWGFVGVPVVTAIYVIGFLVVIRRSRNLWVPEAEAHLENMVGRGEVSPAEAKAIAEDVEE; the protein is encoded by the coding sequence GTGGATGTTCTACTCATCGGCGGCGCAATCGCCACCGCGGGCCTGGCGCTGTTCGCGTTCTCCCAGTCGCTGTGGATGTTCTACCTCGCCGGCCTAATCATCGGCGTGGGCGTGGGCCTATCCGTGCAGTACGTGCCGGTGGTGGTGATCAACCGCTGGTTCATTGAGAAACGCGGCACCGTGCTGGGTGCGGTGCTCGCCGGCTCCGGCGTGGGCGGCGTGATCCTGGGCTTCCTCGTGCCGCCGCTGATGGGCTCCATCGGGTGGCGCAGCACCATGCTGGTGCTGGCCGGCATTATGGCCGCAGCGACGATTCTGCCCGGCCTGTTCATGATCCGGAACAACCCGGAGGATCAGGGGCTGAGCCCGTACGGCGCCCCGCCGGCGGACAAGATGAGGACCACGGCGAAGGACGAGTGGGAGCCGGGCCTGCCGCAGGAGCAGGCGCTGAAGTCCCCGTGGTTCTGGGTGCTGCTGGCCTCCCTGGCCATCTTCGGCATCACCTACGGCATGACGCAGCACCTGGTGAACTACCTGAACTCCGCGCCGTGGGGCATGGCGGTGAGCCCGCAGCTCATCTCCACCATCGTGGTGCTGGCCACCGTGCTGCTCATCCCGTACAAGCCGGCGCTGGGCTGGGTTGTGGACAAGATCGGTCTGGAGAAGGCGCTGGTGCTGTGCTTCACCATCGCGTCCATCGGCTTTGTCATCTTCGCGTTCGCCCGCAGCCCGTGGGTGTTCATCGCCTCGATGTTCCTGGTTGCCGTTGGCCTGGCCACCGGTACGGTCACCCCGCCGCTGATCGGCGAGCGCGCGTTTGGCCAGCGCGACTTTTCCAAGCTGTGGGGCATCCTGGGCATGGCGTACCCGATCGGCCTTTCAGTCGGTGCGTCACTGTGGGGCCTCATCCCGGACCTCACCGGCACCTATTTCTGGGGCTTCGTGGGCGTGCCGGTGGTCACCGCCATCTACGTCATCGGCTTCCTGGTGGTCATCCGCCGGTCCCGCAACCTGTGGGTACCGGAGGCGGAGGCGCACTTGGAGAACATGGTGGGCCGTGGCGAGGTCTCGCCCGCCGAAGCCAAGGCGATTGCCGAGGACGTCGAAGAATAG
- a CDS encoding DUF4185 domain-containing protein, producing MPRSAQTLALVSAATVGTLVLGACSAPEAPIRAAGGEETATVQAATAKTRLTVQATASVQPPAPVDDPDATSVEPSVAEAEPDEAEAAEPRSASSAAHRRSSSGSSKGSSSPSDSAATPTPLPAGPLQKYPSQPVVTSQGLTIQNRGDVLGPYSAHVGVRSGDLGAMVSLGDGTFAMVFGDSFRGGSIGQGEWMSPVGVTAKVDGDGAIEILSPLGRGKRVEQMIAYGRYEHTNLTLIPSDIINVGGTLYLQGMWNYGLGNVTHSEIWRSDDMGKSWRSVGTTPKNYMDSMGELLSWTPGPDGYIYAVTTSFTRRDPVYLARFTEEDMGDRSKWQLYTPSTGEWGDSGAPILDQGMKAGEMCLRYIDGHWVLSMFNEATLAIEVRVSPTIARDWDDVPVATVAKHGSWSKEQTPLNWSQPYGGYIVPGSTLKNMGIVVSQWNTENDSRYMATQFNVEGLDTFFGVTSNSTHVSRLTIVEPPATPPPPPPAPSPEAQGSSDAEVALVVLAVLGTVAGLVAVNWQTLRPLLPPQVRGALPF from the coding sequence ATGCCCCGCTCCGCCCAAACCCTGGCACTTGTCAGTGCTGCGACCGTCGGCACGCTTGTGCTCGGCGCGTGTTCCGCTCCGGAAGCCCCGATCCGCGCCGCCGGCGGGGAGGAAACCGCGACGGTGCAGGCGGCGACGGCGAAGACCCGGCTGACGGTGCAGGCGACGGCGAGTGTGCAGCCCCCGGCCCCAGTAGATGACCCGGACGCGACGTCGGTGGAGCCGTCCGTCGCCGAGGCGGAGCCGGACGAAGCGGAGGCGGCTGAACCGCGCTCCGCGTCCTCGGCCGCGCACCGGCGCTCCAGCTCGGGCTCGTCGAAGGGATCGTCGAGCCCCTCCGACTCGGCCGCTACCCCCACCCCGCTGCCCGCGGGCCCGCTGCAGAAGTACCCGTCCCAGCCGGTGGTGACGTCGCAGGGGTTAACCATCCAGAACCGTGGCGACGTGCTCGGCCCCTACTCCGCCCACGTGGGCGTGCGCTCCGGCGACCTGGGTGCCATGGTCTCGCTCGGCGACGGCACCTTCGCCATGGTCTTCGGCGATTCTTTCCGCGGCGGCAGCATCGGCCAAGGCGAGTGGATGAGCCCAGTGGGCGTGACCGCGAAAGTGGACGGCGACGGCGCGATTGAGATCCTCTCCCCGCTCGGCCGCGGCAAGCGCGTGGAGCAGATGATCGCCTACGGGCGCTACGAGCACACCAACCTCACCCTCATCCCCTCCGACATCATCAACGTCGGCGGCACGCTGTACCTGCAGGGCATGTGGAACTACGGCCTGGGCAACGTCACGCACAGCGAAATCTGGCGCTCTGACGACATGGGCAAGTCCTGGCGCAGCGTGGGCACCACGCCGAAAAATTACATGGACTCGATGGGCGAGCTGCTCTCCTGGACCCCGGGCCCGGACGGCTACATCTACGCCGTGACCACGTCCTTCACCCGCCGGGACCCCGTCTACCTCGCCCGCTTCACCGAGGAGGACATGGGCGATCGCTCGAAATGGCAGCTCTACACCCCGTCCACCGGCGAGTGGGGCGACAGCGGCGCGCCGATCCTGGATCAGGGCATGAAGGCCGGGGAAATGTGCCTGCGCTACATCGACGGCCACTGGGTGCTCTCCATGTTCAACGAGGCCACCCTGGCCATCGAGGTGCGCGTCTCCCCGACGATTGCGCGGGATTGGGACGATGTGCCGGTGGCGACCGTCGCCAAGCATGGCTCCTGGAGCAAGGAGCAGACGCCGCTGAACTGGTCCCAGCCGTACGGCGGCTACATCGTGCCCGGCTCGACGCTGAAGAACATGGGCATCGTGGTCTCGCAGTGGAACACCGAAAACGACAGCCGGTACATGGCCACGCAATTCAACGTGGAGGGGCTGGATACGTTCTTCGGGGTCACGTCGAACAGTACCCACGTATCGCGCCTGACCATCGTGGAACCGCCAGCCACCCCGCCGCCACCGCCGCCCGCGCCGTCACCCGAGGCGCAGGGTTCGAGCGACGCCGAGGTGGCGCTGGTGGTGCTCGCGGTGCTGGGTACCGTCGCGGGTCTCGTGGCGGTGAACTGGCAGACGCTGCGCCCGCTCTTGCCGCCGCAGGTGCGGGGCGCGCTGCCCTTCTAG